A single window of Gossypium hirsutum isolate 1008001.06 chromosome A10, Gossypium_hirsutum_v2.1, whole genome shotgun sequence DNA harbors:
- the LOC107902041 gene encoding WAT1-related protein At5g40240 isoform X1: MSSRMQYCYNHVLPLTAMVAVECTNVGLNVLFKEATAKGMNRYIFITYSYAVGTLLLLPLSFVFPSSRTVIPSLKFHLGSRIFLLGLIGYLAQICAYKGIDYSSPTLASAISNLEPAFTFILAVLFRLERVALRSSSGQAKIIGTIASISGALLVVLYKGPKVLVQWPLESSEPNWVISGILLATAYLLFSIWYIVQTQVLEIYPAELIVALFYNLCGAIISVPVSLITQPKLSSWILRPSVAVIAVLYSGVFQSFSSLVVTWGLHLKGPVYIAIFSPVSIAIAAFMSAIFLGDSLHLGSIIGAIIISMGFYAVIWGKAKEGGRDSSSSGKVHLLKVEDIVE; the protein is encoded by the exons ATGTCAAGTAGAATGCAGTACTGTTACAACCATGTTCTGCCATTGACAGCCATGGTTGCTGTGGAGTGCACAAATGTAGGGTTAAACGTTCTATTCAAAGAAGCAACAGCAAAGGGGATGAACCGCTATatcttcatcacttattcttatgCTGTTGGAACTCTTCTTCTCCTCCCTTTATCCTTCGTCTTTCCCag TAGTAGAACAGTGATTCCCTCTTTGAAATTCCACCTTGGCTCTAGAATTTTCCTTCTTGGCCTTATTGG gTATTTAGCTCAAATATGTGCATATAAGGGTATAGATTATAGCTCCCCAACTCTTGCTTCTGCCATCAGCAATCTTGAACCAGCTTTTACCTTCATACTTGCTGTTCTTTTCAG ATTGGAAAGAGTAGCTTTGAGAAGCTCCAGCGGTCAAGCTAAAATCATAGGGACTATAGCATCAATTTCAGGTGCATTACTAGTTGTTCTTTACAAAGGTCCTAAAGTTTTAGTTCAATGGCCCTTGGAATCTTCAGAGCCAAATTGGGTCATTAGTGGGATCTTACTTGCTACTGCCTATCTTCTATTTTCAATTTGGTACATTGTTCAG ACCCAAGTATTGGAGATTTACCCAGCTGAGCTGATTGTTGCACTGTTTTACAACTTATGTGGAGCAATTATCTCTGTACCTGTTTCCTTAATAACACAACCTAAGTTGAGTTCTTGGATACTAAGGCCTAGTGTTGCAGTCATTGCAGTACTGTACTCG GGTGTTTTCCAATCCTTTAGCTCACTTGTGGTCACATGGGGCCTTCATTTGAAAGGGCCTGTATACATTGCAATTTTTAGCCCTGTATCAATCGCCATTGCTGCTTTTATGAGTGCAATTTTCCTTGGTGATTCTCTGCATCTTGGAAG TATTATTGGAGCAATTATAATATCAATGGGATTTTACGCTGTAATATGGGGTAAAGCGAAGGAAGGTGGAAGGGATTCATCATCTAGTGGTAAAGTTCACCTGTTGAAAGTGGAAGACATTGTAGAATAG
- the LOC107902041 gene encoding WAT1-related protein At5g40240 isoform X2: MSSRMQYCYNHVLPLTAMVAVECTNVGLNVLFKEATAKGMNRYIFITYSYAVGTLLLLPLSFVFPSRTVIPSLKFHLGSRIFLLGLIGYLAQICAYKGIDYSSPTLASAISNLEPAFTFILAVLFRLERVALRSSSGQAKIIGTIASISGALLVVLYKGPKVLVQWPLESSEPNWVISGILLATAYLLFSIWYIVQTQVLEIYPAELIVALFYNLCGAIISVPVSLITQPKLSSWILRPSVAVIAVLYSGVFQSFSSLVVTWGLHLKGPVYIAIFSPVSIAIAAFMSAIFLGDSLHLGSIIGAIIISMGFYAVIWGKAKEGGRDSSSSGKVHLLKVEDIVE, from the exons ATGTCAAGTAGAATGCAGTACTGTTACAACCATGTTCTGCCATTGACAGCCATGGTTGCTGTGGAGTGCACAAATGTAGGGTTAAACGTTCTATTCAAAGAAGCAACAGCAAAGGGGATGAACCGCTATatcttcatcacttattcttatgCTGTTGGAACTCTTCTTCTCCTCCCTTTATCCTTCGTCTTTCCCag TAGAACAGTGATTCCCTCTTTGAAATTCCACCTTGGCTCTAGAATTTTCCTTCTTGGCCTTATTGG gTATTTAGCTCAAATATGTGCATATAAGGGTATAGATTATAGCTCCCCAACTCTTGCTTCTGCCATCAGCAATCTTGAACCAGCTTTTACCTTCATACTTGCTGTTCTTTTCAG ATTGGAAAGAGTAGCTTTGAGAAGCTCCAGCGGTCAAGCTAAAATCATAGGGACTATAGCATCAATTTCAGGTGCATTACTAGTTGTTCTTTACAAAGGTCCTAAAGTTTTAGTTCAATGGCCCTTGGAATCTTCAGAGCCAAATTGGGTCATTAGTGGGATCTTACTTGCTACTGCCTATCTTCTATTTTCAATTTGGTACATTGTTCAG ACCCAAGTATTGGAGATTTACCCAGCTGAGCTGATTGTTGCACTGTTTTACAACTTATGTGGAGCAATTATCTCTGTACCTGTTTCCTTAATAACACAACCTAAGTTGAGTTCTTGGATACTAAGGCCTAGTGTTGCAGTCATTGCAGTACTGTACTCG GGTGTTTTCCAATCCTTTAGCTCACTTGTGGTCACATGGGGCCTTCATTTGAAAGGGCCTGTATACATTGCAATTTTTAGCCCTGTATCAATCGCCATTGCTGCTTTTATGAGTGCAATTTTCCTTGGTGATTCTCTGCATCTTGGAAG TATTATTGGAGCAATTATAATATCAATGGGATTTTACGCTGTAATATGGGGTAAAGCGAAGGAAGGTGGAAGGGATTCATCATCTAGTGGTAAAGTTCACCTGTTGAAAGTGGAAGACATTGTAGAATAG
- the LOC107902041 gene encoding WAT1-related protein At5g40240 isoform X3, giving the protein MSSRMQYCYNHVLPLTAMVAVECTNVGLNVLFKEATAKGMNRYIFITYSYAVGTLLLLPLSFVFPSSRTVIPSLKFHLGSRIFLLGLIGYLAQICAYKGIDYSSPTLASAISNLEPAFTFILAVLFRLERVALRSSSGQAKIIGTIASISGALLVVLYKGPKVLVQWPLESSEPNWVISGILLATAYLLFSIWYIVQTQVLEIYPAELIVALFYNLCGAIISVPVSLITQPKLSSWILRPSVAVIAVLYSGVFQSFSSLVVTWGLHLKGPVYIAIFSPVSIAIAAFMSAIFLVLLEQL; this is encoded by the exons ATGTCAAGTAGAATGCAGTACTGTTACAACCATGTTCTGCCATTGACAGCCATGGTTGCTGTGGAGTGCACAAATGTAGGGTTAAACGTTCTATTCAAAGAAGCAACAGCAAAGGGGATGAACCGCTATatcttcatcacttattcttatgCTGTTGGAACTCTTCTTCTCCTCCCTTTATCCTTCGTCTTTCCCag TAGTAGAACAGTGATTCCCTCTTTGAAATTCCACCTTGGCTCTAGAATTTTCCTTCTTGGCCTTATTGG gTATTTAGCTCAAATATGTGCATATAAGGGTATAGATTATAGCTCCCCAACTCTTGCTTCTGCCATCAGCAATCTTGAACCAGCTTTTACCTTCATACTTGCTGTTCTTTTCAG ATTGGAAAGAGTAGCTTTGAGAAGCTCCAGCGGTCAAGCTAAAATCATAGGGACTATAGCATCAATTTCAGGTGCATTACTAGTTGTTCTTTACAAAGGTCCTAAAGTTTTAGTTCAATGGCCCTTGGAATCTTCAGAGCCAAATTGGGTCATTAGTGGGATCTTACTTGCTACTGCCTATCTTCTATTTTCAATTTGGTACATTGTTCAG ACCCAAGTATTGGAGATTTACCCAGCTGAGCTGATTGTTGCACTGTTTTACAACTTATGTGGAGCAATTATCTCTGTACCTGTTTCCTTAATAACACAACCTAAGTTGAGTTCTTGGATACTAAGGCCTAGTGTTGCAGTCATTGCAGTACTGTACTCG GGTGTTTTCCAATCCTTTAGCTCACTTGTGGTCACATGGGGCCTTCATTTGAAAGGGCCTGTATACATTGCAATTTTTAGCCCTGTATCAATCGCCATTGCTGCTTTTATGAGTGCAATTTTCCTTG TATTATTGGAGCAATTATAA